One genomic region from Dermacentor andersoni unplaced genomic scaffold, qqDerAnde1_hic_scaffold ctg00000039.1, whole genome shotgun sequence encodes:
- the LOC129383526 gene encoding uncharacterized protein produces the protein MAITSKVEALRLSIPLSTARCDNLKQGRLHQRQLYGRETDELSRLETHASVHTSKKPFQCPSCSLSFSQQAHLKEHLHSHIGQEPYQCPSCSRSFSVESSLKKHLRTHIQEKLFQCPSCSRSFSEKGNLKKHLCVHTGEKPYQCPSCSRSFSVECNLKRHLRTHTQEKPFQCPSCSRSFAEKGNLKKHLRVHTGEKPYQCPSCSKNFSSKGRLTTHLRTHTGEKPFQCPLCLQSFSEKSSIKSHLRTHTGEKPYQCTSCFRSFTRKNRLNEHLRTHTGEKPYQCTSCFRSFARKKRLNEHVRTRTEEKPFQYP, from the exons ATGGCTATTACATCTAAAGTGGAAG CATTGAGGCTTTCTATTCCTCTGTCAACTGCCAGATGTGACAACTTGAAGCAAGGACGCCTCCACCAACGTCAATTATATGGCCGTGAGACTGATGAACTGTCTCGCCTGGAAACACATGCCAGCGTCCATACTAgcaagaagccatttcagtgcccttcatgctctctgAGTTTCTCACAACAGGCCCACCTAAAAGAGCACCTGCACTCCCACATAGGCCAGGAGCCATATCAGtgtccttcatgctctcggagttTCTCAGTAGAGAGCAGCCTTAAgaaacacctgcgcacccacataCAGGAGAAGctatttcagtgcccttcatgctctcggagcttctcagaaaAGGGCAACCTTAAAAAACACCTGTGCgtccacacaggtgagaagccatatcagtgcccttcatgttCTCGGAGCTTCTCAGTAGAGTGCAACCTTAAGagacacctgcgcacccacacacagGAGAAGCCATtccagtgcccttcatgctctcggagctttgCAGAAAAGGGCAACCTTAAGAAACACCTGCGCgtccacacaggtgagaagccatatcagtgcccttcatgctcgaAGAACTTCTCATCTAAGGGCAGACTTACGACGCACCTACGCactcacacaggtgagaagccatttcaatgccctttaTGCCTTCAGAGCTTCTCAGAAAAGAGCAGCATAAAATctcacctgcgcacccacacaggcgagaagccatatcagtgcacTTCATGCTTTCGGAGTTTCACGCGAAAGAACCGACTGAAcgaacacctgcgcacccacacaggcgagaagccatatcagtgcacATCATGCTTTCGAAGTTTCGCGCGAAAGAAACGCCTGAACGAACACGTGCGCACCCGCACAGAGGAGAAGCCATTTCAGTACCCTtaa